A single genomic interval of Dromiciops gliroides isolate mDroGli1 chromosome 1, mDroGli1.pri, whole genome shotgun sequence harbors:
- the LOC122745503 gene encoding phostensin-like — protein sequence MAEEGSPGWEGQHHQRLQEESLPTIAVCSPKESWGSNYHQRGVLDSSSAKVLPFKGKNTARRQYYPSGGLHRPLGKLQLIEKFFCLTWTMAVTPGWKQLLPARRREDEDAAGEAELAERDQVAQKPVQQRGLWDRFHNSPEERERQLWQQPLKEQQHADKQLTDQRPPVGQVHISRGVETQEKRPGPAEPEEQSAMKRVKRTEAEPGGGWKEEAGAAEFGVQSLRLAEALEWRLNLREAEEESPKLSESRQWEKGFGEAGEQSVNPVEPQEQTSGGSEMGECRLSLEEEGKGSSGESGTEQRLMQRKSRENSGLLETQMWSSEVIEAAEMRLNPGEDVEKSSRQLEAQKWSLNSGKALDWSLGRSEAPEQKPVPSDSGDDKLDLLGVEAGEGRTEASEEEAGDEGRLVSSLRSYCSVTTPLPAKKVGPRASKPQHSLLPSVSSLPLAPAPLQSTENQLRSLMFCEVKSGARVGTSHHNRHTFTVKPRCPRPPVTPVPPEPQVPDPGKKKYPTAKEIEVIGGYLHLSRSCLAKKSSERCHKHLKISFNESALETTYYYPSERSVCGLKPESTPPTPPSNQ from the exons ATGGCAGAGGAAGGGTCTCCAGGCTGGGAGGGCCAGCACCATCAGAGGCTCCAGGAGGAATCGCTGCCCACTATT GCAGTGTGCAGTCCCAAGGAAAGTTGGGGCAGCAACTACCATCAGAGAGGGGTCCTGGACTCTAGCAGTGCTAAAGTCTTGCCCTTTAAGGGGAAGAACACAGCCCGAAGACAGTATTATCCATCTGGGGGACTACATAGACCCTTGGGGAAGCTACAGCTCATTGAAAAG ttcttttgCCTCACTTGGACCATGGCTGTTACACCAGGTTGGAAGCAGCTCCTACCAGCCAGGAGAAGAGAGGATGAGGATGCTGCTGGGGAAGCAGAGCTGGCTGAGAGAGACCAAGTGGCCCAGAAACCAGTCCAGCAAAGGGGATTGTGGGATAGATTCCATAACTCGCCAGAG gagagggagaggcagcTGTGGCAGCAGCCACTGAAGGAGCAGCAACATGCAGACAAGCAGCTCACTGATCAGAGGCCACCTGTGGGTCAGGTTCATATTTCAAGGGGTGTAGAAACCCAAGAGAAGAGACCTGGCCCAGCAGAGCCTGAGGAACAGTCTGCTATGAAGAGAGTCAAGAGAACAGAGGCTGAGCCTGGAGGAGGCTGGAAAGAGGAGGCTGGGGCAGCTGAATTTGGAGTGCAAAGCCTTAGGCTTGCAGAAGCTTTGGAATGGAGGCTAAACCTAAGGGAGGCTGAGGAGGAGAGTCCAAAACTATCAGAGTCACGGCAATGGGAGAAAGGCTTTGGGGAAGCTGGAGAACAAAGTGTGAATCCAGTAGAACCTCAAGAACAGACTTCTGGGGGCTCTGAAATGGGAGAATGTAGACTGAGCCTCGAAGAAGAAGGCAAAGGGAGCTCAGGGGAATCTGGGACAGAACAGAGACTAATGCAGAGGAAATCCAGGGAGAACTCAGGCCTTTTGGAGACACAGATGTGGAGCTCAGAGGTAATAGAGGCAGCAGAAATGAGACTGAACCCAGGAGAGGATGTGGAGAAGAGTTCTAGACAGCTGGAAGCACAGAAATGGAGCCTGAACTCTGGGAAAGCTCTAGATTGGAGCCTTGGGAGATCAGAGGCTCCAGAACAGAAGCCAGTGCCTTCTGACTCTGGAGATGACAAGTTGGACTTGCTTGGGGTAGAGGCtggagaagggaggacagaggCTTCTGAAGAGGAAGCTGGAGATGAGGGCAGGCTGGTGAGCTCCCTTAGAAGCTACTGCTCTGTGACCACCCCCCTCCCAGCCAAGAAAGTTGGACCCAGAGCCTCAAAGCCTCAGCACTCCCTGCTTCCCTCAGTATCTTCCCTACCTCTTGCCCCAGCACCTCTTCAATCCACAGAGAACCAGCTGAGGAGTCTTATGTTCTGTGAGGTGAAATCTGGGGCTAGGGTAGGAACCTCCCACCACAATAGACACACCTTCACAGTTAAGCCGAGGTGCCCTAGGCCCCCTGTAACCCCTGTCCCACCTGAACCCCAAGTGCCTGACCCTGGGAAGAAGAAGTACCCCACTGCTAAGGAGATAGAGGTGATTGGGGGCTACCTCCATCTCAGCCGAAGCTGCCTGGCCAAGAAGTCCTCTGAGAGATGCCACAAACACCTCAAAATTTCCTTTAATGAGTCAGCCCTGGAGACCACCTATTATTACCCTTCTGAGAGGTCCGTATGTGGTCTGAAGCCTGAGTctaccccccccacacccccctccAATCAatag